The Macrobrachium nipponense isolate FS-2020 chromosome 1, ASM1510439v2, whole genome shotgun sequence genome includes a window with the following:
- the LOC135219436 gene encoding uncharacterized protein LOC135219436 yields the protein MRQISHANHDSSKNLTSPWSRHHLYRSYRCILSCAHSKELVSVPRIQIRKGSLLFPSHAIRPQYCSQDFHQVSGRSSPGTSEPGNSIGGISRRLDNLGPQQTAVFGINPQSHEISGVFGFSNKSSKVKTDSQLQVPVVGTSVGPSGTQIFSALGKVQADCESHKAVCKEQNSIKTGSRKEFWLLAVCSSDSTVTESQTKRLQQNLEKSSQYRLKRQTFKDSSDLTKKSKTLVYSQELSKVNTTSVSTTGSSDSYRCISKWMGRTFPYSKVSGKMVQYLPKISHKRVRGHGSFPNSQTIEAKERDSYQISPRQCSNCSLYQQEGLQIQVRKSCDDCDLLSSAEISMAPISHTSSRSQECSSRCSVKDIPIGVRVDSRLKVVSVGIQASPRSSNRPFCHGIESSTSMLRGTQSGPSSIYHRRIVSRLESLEEDLFIPTSQPPDGSSSQAQVVSRENSIGSPLVAEEQLVPSNIGIEAPSQSDPQSKAFTNSTNQESICFLKHSPNPNFMEFMKFASMHDSGIDPENITFLESDKRDSTLKQYDSALKKLVKFVKEKEVEEMTINLAISFFKDLFDQGLAPGTITTMKSALKKIFLVGFGIDLTSSYFSSIPRACARLRPVHRPQSVSWSLNEVLRLAASIDNDSCQYSILLRKTLFLLSLASGARISELSALSRDPGHIDFQPNGNVLLSPNKTFLAKNESPQDRWTPWSIVPLSPRLFSLSSSGSQDLFT from the coding sequence ATGCGACAAATTTCGCATGCTAACCATGACTCAAGTAagaaccttacttccccgtggagccgtcaccacctctatagatcttaccgaTGCATATTATCATGTGCCCATAGCAAGGAACTTGTCTCCGTTCCTAGGATTCAGATTAGGAAAGGAAGCTTACTCTTTCCGAGTCATGCCATTCGGCCTCAATATTGCTCCCAGGATTTTCACCAAGTTAGCGGACGTAGTAGTCCAGGAACTTCGGAGCCAGGGAATTCTATTGGCGGCATATctagacgattggataatttgggCCCCCAACAAACAGCAGTGTTTGGAATCAACCCACAAAGTCATGAAATATCTGGAGTATTTGGGTTTTCAAATAAATCTTCAAAAGTCAAGACTGACTCCCAGCTCCAAGTTCCAGTGGTTGGGACTTCAGTGGGACCTTCAGGCACACAAATTTTCAGTGCCTTGGGAAAAGTGCAAGCAGATTGCGAAAGCCACAAGGCAGTTTGTAAGGAACAAAATAGCATCAAGACGGGCTCAAGAAAAGAATTCTGGCTCCTTGCAGTTTGTAGCAGTGACTCAACCGTTACTGAAAGCCAGACTAAAAGACTTcaacagaatttggagaagtcgagCCAATATAGGCTTAAGAGACAAACTTTCAAAGATTCCTCAGATCTTACGAAAAAGTCTAAAACCTTGGTCTACAGCCAAGAGCTTAGCAAAGTCAATACCACTTCAGTTTCCACAACCGGATCTAGTGATTCATACAGATGCATCTCAAAGTGGATGGGGAGGACATTCCCCTACTCAAAAGTTTCAGGGAAAATGGTCCAATACCTTCCAAAGATTTCACATAAACGTGTTAGaggccatggcagttttcctAACTCTCAAACGATTGAAGCTAAAGAAAGGGATTCATATCAGATTagtcctcgacagtgcagtaaTTGTTCACTGTATCAACAGGAAGGGCTCCAAATCCAAGTtcgtaaatcatgtgatgattgcgATCTTCTCTCGAGCGCAGAAATTTCGATGGCACCTATCAGCCACACATCTAGCAGGAGccaggaatgtagtagcagatgcTCTGTCAAGGACATCCCCATTGGAGTCAGAGTGGACTCTAGACTCAAAGTCGTTTCAGTGGGTATCCAAGCAAGTCCCAGGTCTTCAAATAGACCTTTTTGCCACGGAATCGAATCATCAACTTCAATGCTACGTGGcacccaatctggaccctctagcATTTACCACAGACGCATTGTCTCTAGATTGGAATCTTTGGAAGAGGATTTATTTATTCCCACCAGTCAACCTCCTGATGGAAGTTCTTCACAAGCTCAAGTCGTATCGAGGGAAAATAGCATTGGTAGCCCCCtggtggccgaagagcaactggttccctctaATATTGGAATTGAAGCTCCGTCCCAGTCGGATCCCCAATCCAAAGCTTTCACAAATAGTACAAACCAAGAAAGTATATGCTTCCTCAAACATTCtccaaaccctaactttatggagttTATGAAGTTTGCGTCTATGCATGATTCAGGTATTGATCCGGAAAACATTACTTTCCTGGAATCTGACAAGAGAGATTCTACTCTTAAACAGTATGATTCTGCTCTTAAGAAATTGGTTAAatttgtgaaagaaaaagaagtggaAGAAATGACAATCAATCTagcaatttcattctttaaagATTTGTTTGATCAAGGTTTAGCTCCTGGAACCATTACCACTATGAAATCTGCCCTTAAAAAGATTTTCTTGGTAGGATTTGGGATAGATCTAACAAGCTCTTATTTCTCCTCTATCCCTAGAGCTTGCGCTAGATTGAGACCAGTACATAGGCCTCAATCTGTCTCCTGGTCTCTAAACGAAGTGTTGAGGCTAGCTGCCAGTATTGATAATGACTCCTGTCAGTATTCAATTCTACTTAggaagacgttatttttgttaagtttagcctcaggagcaAGGATTTCTGAGCTATCAGCTTTGTCTAGAGATCCAGGTCATATAGATTTTCAACCTAATGGTAATGTTCTTCTTTCTCCAAACAAGACttttttagccaagaatgaaagtcCACAAGATAGATGGACCCCTTGGTCAATAGTTCCTCTTTCCCCAAGACTCTTCTCTCTGTCCAGTTCAGGCTCTCAAGACCTATTTACATAG